The proteins below are encoded in one region of uncultured Eubacteriales bacterium:
- a CDS encoding Amino acid permease-associated region — protein sequence MQWRKLKRLLLGNTLETTALEGEKLGRFWGVPIMSSDAVSSVAYAIEEMLLVLVPVLGLSAPGYLGYVVLPITLLFLVLAFSYSQIISGYPNGGGAYVVSAENIGHKASLVAASALIVDYVMTVAVSISAAIAALVAAFPVMQHYRLPIALGFLCIITLLNLRGMRESSKVFGIPTYAFIFIMGLLLITGLVRLVTGNLPPVSYEGQALSGAGLGGSITLFLFLRAFASGCSALTGVEVVSNAVPSFREPSQHNAKIVLFILVGIIVSIFGGSALLVTHLGIIPTEGATVISQMGMAIFGSGPLFYILQFATSVILLLAANTAYNGLPTLLAILAGDGYMPRQFMQRGTRLSFSNGILFIFFAAGLLLIIFQADTHHLIPMYAVGAFLSFTLGQGGMVLRWKRQKGKGYRHKMIINAIGAIMTAIGTVVVFTTKFTQGAWALAIIIPTISILMYRVQKHYDFVNRQLKVDNFMSHYHPSTSQDSGLFVVLAGSMNRSVLKALNYANLLSSNVVALHVSTEDDQGEKLRQEWEASGIDVPLVVVHSPYRDLVTPVEEYVSAREAELSPGDVLTVVLSRFVEIHWFDNFLHNQTAYFLSQQLKTHRNVATVSVPYLYNPKFQPKSKTEA from the coding sequence ATGCAGTGGAGAAAATTAAAACGACTCCTGTTGGGAAATACCCTGGAGACCACCGCCCTGGAGGGGGAAAAGCTGGGTCGGTTCTGGGGCGTGCCCATCATGTCCAGCGACGCAGTCTCCTCCGTGGCCTACGCGATTGAAGAAATGCTCCTGGTCCTGGTCCCCGTCCTGGGCCTCTCGGCTCCCGGGTATCTGGGGTACGTGGTGCTGCCCATTACCCTGCTCTTCCTCGTGCTGGCTTTCTCCTATTCCCAGATCATTTCCGGCTATCCCAACGGCGGCGGGGCCTACGTGGTCTCCGCGGAAAACATCGGCCACAAGGCGTCCCTGGTGGCCGCCTCTGCCTTGATCGTGGACTATGTGATGACAGTGGCGGTAAGTATCTCAGCCGCCATCGCCGCCCTGGTGGCTGCCTTCCCGGTCATGCAGCACTATCGTCTCCCCATCGCTCTGGGCTTTTTGTGCATCATCACTTTGCTCAACCTCCGCGGTATGCGGGAGTCCTCCAAGGTCTTCGGCATCCCCACTTACGCGTTCATCTTCATTATGGGTCTTCTGCTGATCACGGGCCTCGTCAGGCTGGTGACGGGGAATCTACCCCCGGTGAGCTACGAAGGGCAGGCCCTGTCCGGCGCGGGCCTGGGTGGGAGCATTACCCTCTTCCTTTTCCTGCGGGCCTTCGCCTCGGGCTGCTCGGCCCTTACAGGCGTGGAGGTGGTAAGCAACGCCGTCCCCTCGTTCCGCGAGCCCTCCCAGCACAACGCAAAGATCGTCCTGTTCATTCTGGTGGGCATCATCGTCTCCATCTTCGGCGGCTCCGCCCTGCTGGTGACCCACCTGGGCATTATCCCCACCGAGGGGGCCACCGTCATTTCTCAGATGGGCATGGCGATCTTCGGGTCCGGGCCTCTGTTCTATATCCTGCAGTTCGCCACCTCTGTCATTCTACTGCTGGCCGCCAACACCGCCTATAACGGCCTGCCCACTCTCCTGGCTATTCTGGCCGGGGACGGCTACATGCCCCGCCAGTTCATGCAGCGGGGCACCCGGCTCAGTTTTTCCAACGGTATCCTCTTCATCTTCTTCGCCGCGGGGCTGCTGCTCATCATTTTCCAGGCAGACACGCATCACCTCATCCCCATGTACGCCGTGGGCGCTTTCCTCTCCTTCACCCTGGGCCAAGGGGGCATGGTGCTGCGGTGGAAACGCCAGAAGGGCAAGGGTTATCGGCACAAGATGATCATCAATGCCATCGGCGCTATTATGACGGCCATCGGCACCGTGGTGGTCTTCACCACCAAGTTCACGCAGGGCGCCTGGGCGCTGGCCATTATCATCCCCACAATCTCCATTCTCATGTACCGGGTACAGAAACACTATGATTTTGTCAACCGCCAGCTGAAGGTCGATAACTTCATGTCCCATTACCACCCCAGTACCAGCCAGGATTCCGGCCTTTTCGTCGTGCTTGCCGGTTCCATGAACCGCTCGGTTCTCAAGGCCCTCAACTACGCAAACCTCCTCTCCTCCAACGTGGTGGCTCTCCACGTCTCCACCGAGGATGACCAGGGCGAAAAGCTCCGGCAGGAGTGGGAGGCCTCCGGCATCGACGTCCCCCTGGTGGTTGTCCACTCCCCCTACCGGGACCTGGTGACCCCCGTGGAGGAATACGTCAGCGCCCGCGAGGCGGAGCTCTCCCCCGGCGATGTCCTCACGGTGGTCCTCTCCCGCTTTGTGGAAATTCATTGGTTTGACAACTTCCTCCACAACCAGACCGCCTACTTCCTCAGCCAACAGCTCAAGACCCACCGTAACGTCGCAACCGTATCGGTGCCTTACCTCTACAACCCCAAATTCCAGCCAAAGAGCAAGACGGAAGCATAA
- a CDS encoding Sigma-70 family RNA polymerase sigma factor: protein MHPDQDEFFTSLYRQYFNQIKLYALGFVPDPRHAEEIAQDTFYTALGKIDELIGAEEPIRWLKKTAKNKICNAQRIRQRYLNRFLSLNDEDTPEAGFQESVEDIVIKQEENTQRAPIRQTIRQTLTPEEFTLLKRIVFEHARYLEVAQELGISLWTCQKRMQRIRNKLGEKLPEYKKRNNFEK, encoded by the coding sequence ATGCATCCTGACCAAGATGAATTTTTTACATCACTTTACCGTCAATACTTCAATCAAATTAAACTATATGCGCTGGGGTTTGTTCCCGACCCACGGCATGCGGAGGAGATTGCGCAGGACACCTTTTATACAGCACTTGGGAAGATAGATGAACTTATTGGGGCCGAGGAACCCATCAGATGGCTGAAGAAAACAGCGAAAAATAAAATATGCAATGCGCAAAGGATCCGGCAACGGTATTTGAATCGGTTTCTATCTCTGAATGATGAGGACACTCCTGAAGCAGGCTTTCAAGAATCCGTAGAGGATATCGTAATAAAACAGGAAGAGAACACCCAACGCGCTCCCATTCGTCAGACGATACGGCAAACGCTTACCCCGGAGGAATTTACTTTATTAAAACGGATCGTCTTTGAACACGCCCGTTACCTTGAGGTTGCGCAGGAGTTAGGTATTAGCCTGTGGACCTGCCAAAAGCGGATGCAGAGGATCAGAAATAAACTGGGAGAAAAACTCCCTGAATATAAAAAGAGAAATAATTTTGAAAAGTGA
- a CDS encoding conserved hypothetical protein (Evidence 4 : Homologs of previously reported genes of unknown function) gives MDGQASNPQNKYAHLDRLSTESLEALLRADIQSPDNDNDEAVFHILEVIEQREKEHPTGRLCDVDKMWAEFQQYYNIPEGEGLSLYPVETLEEGRIAGQIQKPRAKLVRIYPGLKIAGIVAAVVVGTFGLMIGAQAAGIDIFGAIGRWTNETFHFVTTSGDAQNSKGVDAHLGSEEIGYYLSLQSALDECGITEKLAPTWYPGEFNMSEPEVLSSDFGDKVLCNFDGPDNKFFSVQVQRYDLSSDLNSHIFEKDETPMEEYTAGRKTFYIMSNIDTITATWSDGNSLVMRIAGDISKDDIKTMIDSIGE, from the coding sequence ATGGATGGGCAGGCAAGTAACCCCCAAAATAAATACGCCCACCTTGACCGACTGAGCACGGAAAGCCTGGAGGCGCTTTTGCGTGCGGATATTCAGTCGCCGGATAATGATAATGATGAAGCGGTTTTTCATATTCTGGAGGTGATTGAGCAGAGAGAAAAGGAACATCCCACAGGCCGTCTCTGTGACGTAGATAAGATGTGGGCCGAATTCCAGCAATATTACAATATTCCTGAGGGAGAGGGGTTGTCCCTATACCCGGTTGAAACTCTGGAGGAGGGCCGCATTGCGGGCCAGATTCAGAAACCCAGGGCTAAGCTCGTGCGTATATACCCCGGACTTAAAATAGCAGGTATCGTTGCTGCTGTTGTCGTTGGCACCTTTGGTCTGATGATCGGGGCTCAGGCGGCGGGTATCGACATATTCGGAGCAATCGGACGCTGGACTAATGAGACATTCCATTTTGTCACCACGTCCGGAGACGCACAGAATAGTAAGGGTGTAGATGCACACTTGGGTTCAGAGGAGATCGGCTATTATCTTTCGCTACAAAGTGCGCTTGATGAGTGTGGCATTACTGAAAAATTGGCTCCGACATGGTATCCAGGTGAATTCAACATGTCAGAGCCAGAGGTTTTGAGTAGCGACTTTGGCGATAAAGTCCTTTGTAATTTTGACGGACCTGATAATAAATTCTTTAGTGTTCAAGTACAGCGCTATGATTTGTCATCTGACCTAAACTCTCATATTTTTGAAAAAGATGAAACACCCATGGAGGAATACACTGCCGGGAGAAAAACTTTTTATATTATGTCAAACATTGATACCATAACAGCTACATGGTCTGACGGCAATTCGTTGGTAATGAGGATAGCTGGCGATATTTCAAAGGATGATATAAAAACAATGATTGATTCGATTGGAGAATAA
- a CDS encoding conserved exported hypothetical protein (Evidence 4 : Homologs of previously reported genes of unknown function), whose product MNLKRVFTSILALTMILTLSCGNSAAFGDLAPMSSFTLSDYNVGLKVGVNQGEIRISYDVAASKRADSLGVSSIAIYRANGSHVATITGTTANKLVRNSTSGNTGTYSYIATSGTSYYAEVTVFATVGSTTDSRMVTTTTVKAS is encoded by the coding sequence ATGAACTTGAAACGTGTTTTTACTTCCATTCTTGCGTTGACGATGATACTGACACTTTCCTGCGGGAATAGTGCTGCCTTTGGTGATTTGGCCCCAATGTCGAGCTTTACCCTTTCTGATTATAATGTAGGACTTAAGGTCGGAGTCAACCAGGGAGAGATTAGAATCAGCTATGACGTTGCGGCAAGCAAACGCGCGGATTCCTTAGGGGTATCTTCTATTGCTATTTATAGGGCAAACGGCAGTCATGTTGCCACCATTACTGGAACAACTGCCAACAAATTGGTCCGCAATTCAACCAGCGGTAACACAGGAACCTATTCGTACATTGCCACCTCTGGCACCTCTTACTATGCAGAGGTAACGGTCTTTGCGACTGTCGGCAGCACTACCGACAGCCGTATGGTTACCACCACAACTGTAAAAGCCTCTTAA
- a CDS encoding conserved hypothetical protein (Evidence 4 : Homologs of previously reported genes of unknown function), with product MRELPTDSRIVQTEEHLTLKLKYAILVEEIPSGLESYGVIVTAAEPPASVSVPGLTMNAQKIYDLVETLARCTVTPTSLMDVLADWL from the coding sequence ATGAGAGAACTGCCTACCGACAGCCGCATCGTCCAGACAGAGGAGCATCTCACGCTTAAACTGAAATACGCCATCCTGGTGGAGGAGATACCGAGCGGCCTGGAGAGCTACGGTGTAATAGTCACCGCAGCGGAACCCCCCGCCAGCGTATCAGTGCCCGGTCTGACCATGAACGCCCAGAAAATCTACGACCTGGTAGAGACACTGGCAAGATGCACGGTTACGCCTACCAGCCTCATGGACGTGCTGGCCGATTGGCTGTAA
- a CDS encoding conserved hypothetical protein (Evidence 4 : Homologs of previously reported genes of unknown function), whose protein sequence is MALFESYERRIDKISAVLAQYGIKSVEECREICKEKGFDPYEAVKGIQPIAFENAAWAYCVGAAIAIKKGVKTAAEAAEAIGIGLQAFCIDGSVAEDRKVGLGHGNLGAMLLRDETKCFAFLAGHESFAAAEGAIGIVRNANKARKTPLQVILNGLGKDAAMIISRINGFTYVQTQFDYGTGEVKVVREKAYSSGERANVRCYGADDVREGVAIMHLEHVDVSITGNSTNPTRFQHPVAGTYKKECMEQGKKYFSVASGGGTGRTLHPDNMAAGPASYGMTDTMGRMHSDAQFAGSSSVPAHVEMMGFLGMGNNPMVGATVAVAVAVAESLK, encoded by the coding sequence ATGGCTCTGTTTGAAAGCTACGAGAGAAGAATTGACAAAATCAGCGCCGTCCTCGCTCAGTACGGCATCAAGAGCGTGGAGGAGTGCCGCGAGATCTGTAAGGAGAAGGGCTTTGATCCCTATGAGGCCGTGAAGGGCATCCAACCCATCGCCTTTGAGAACGCCGCTTGGGCCTACTGTGTGGGTGCGGCCATCGCCATTAAGAAGGGCGTGAAAACTGCAGCCGAGGCCGCCGAGGCCATCGGCATCGGTCTCCAGGCATTCTGCATCGACGGCTCCGTGGCCGAGGACCGCAAGGTCGGCCTGGGCCACGGCAACCTGGGCGCCATGCTCCTGCGGGACGAGACCAAGTGCTTTGCCTTCCTGGCCGGGCACGAATCCTTCGCCGCCGCCGAGGGCGCCATCGGCATTGTCCGCAACGCCAACAAGGCCCGCAAGACGCCCCTCCAGGTAATCCTGAACGGCTTGGGCAAGGACGCGGCCATGATTATCTCCCGCATCAACGGCTTTACTTATGTCCAGACCCAGTTCGACTACGGCACCGGCGAGGTCAAGGTCGTCCGTGAGAAGGCCTACTCCTCGGGCGAGCGAGCCAATGTCCGCTGCTATGGCGCCGACGACGTGCGCGAGGGCGTGGCCATCATGCACTTAGAGCACGTGGACGTGTCCATCACCGGAAACTCCACCAACCCCACCCGGTTCCAGCACCCCGTGGCGGGCACCTATAAGAAGGAGTGCATGGAGCAGGGCAAGAAGTACTTCTCCGTCGCCTCCGGCGGCGGCACGGGCCGCACCCTCCACCCCGACAACATGGCCGCCGGTCCTGCCAGCTACGGCATGACCGACACCATGGGCCGCATGCACTCCGACGCCCAGTTTGCCGGCAGCTCCTCCGTCCCCGCCCACGTGGAGATGATGGGTTTCCTCGGCATGGGCAACAACCCCATGGTCGGCGCAACTGTGGCCGTTGCCGTCGCGGTGGCTGAGAGCCTTAAGTAA
- a CDS encoding NifU-related domain containing protein, whose amino-acid sequence MIYSTEVQHMCPIAKGPNHGPAPIPEEGKWVQAREVKDISGLTHGIGWCAPQQGACKLTLNVKDGIIEEALVETLGCSGMTHSAAMAAEILPGKTILEALNTDLVCDAINVAMRELFLQIVYGRTQTAFSEGGLPIGASLEDLGKGLRSQVGTMFGTKDKGPRYLEMAEGYVTHIALDSDNEIVGYEFLNLGKLTDALKKGVDANEAVKKAMGSYGRFNEEGVKHVDPRHE is encoded by the coding sequence GTGATTTACTCGACTGAAGTACAGCACATGTGCCCCATCGCCAAGGGGCCCAACCACGGCCCCGCCCCCATCCCCGAGGAAGGTAAGTGGGTCCAGGCCCGCGAGGTGAAAGACATCAGCGGCCTCACCCACGGCATCGGCTGGTGCGCCCCTCAGCAGGGCGCCTGCAAGCTGACCCTCAACGTGAAGGACGGCATCATTGAGGAGGCGCTGGTAGAGACCCTGGGCTGCTCCGGCATGACTCACTCCGCCGCCATGGCCGCCGAGATTCTCCCCGGCAAAACCATTCTGGAGGCCCTGAACACGGACCTTGTGTGCGACGCCATCAACGTGGCCATGCGCGAGCTCTTCCTCCAGATCGTCTACGGGCGCACCCAGACCGCGTTCTCCGAGGGCGGCCTGCCCATCGGCGCCTCCCTGGAGGACCTGGGCAAGGGCCTCAGGAGCCAGGTGGGCACCATGTTCGGCACCAAGGACAAGGGTCCTCGCTACCTGGAAATGGCCGAGGGCTACGTCACCCACATCGCCCTTGACAGCGACAACGAAATCGTAGGCTACGAATTCCTGAACCTGGGCAAGCTTACCGACGCGCTGAAGAAGGGCGTGGACGCGAACGAGGCCGTGAAGAAGGCCATGGGCAGCTATGGCCGTTTCAACGAAGAGGGTGTCAAGCACGTTGACCCCCGCCACGAATAA
- a CDS encoding Bacterial group 2 Ig-like protein: MPAKRPTGARSETVQCEFCGEYYAVTYKRCPFCDGRPARRRAEEYDDEPTRIFRHPQVEEEYEEVPVRRSKRDEQDEYEETPLRRRAPRDEYEPDDEYEDDEYDEDDDYDDSPRRGDGGRRLITNERGGGYRRRGPSVLQIIGGVLSVALIAAAIYIVVLLVGSLLGNSQPNVPATNSPTASVTPTPSDTSTPSPTESDEPTVTDEPTDPTSTTIPAGQTATAFTLTNSSGKRLQDITLSEQYPDYKFVVAFSPSGSTGSITWSSSKPEVVSVDQSGKVVGVSKGVATITATMAGGYAQQCMVRSSVTSSGSGSAQPSTSPSVSPSSSASSGGKLSFNVSSGDEFTLTGVGDSWTLNVKNAKGTPTWSVKDSSIATVDANGKVTAVSKGSTTVTATVDGQTLNCLVRVNIP; encoded by the coding sequence ATGCCAGCCAAACGGCCCACCGGCGCTCGGAGCGAGACCGTTCAATGTGAGTTCTGCGGCGAGTATTACGCCGTAACCTATAAACGCTGTCCCTTCTGCGACGGGAGGCCCGCCCGCCGCAGAGCGGAGGAGTATGACGACGAGCCCACCCGCATCTTCCGCCACCCCCAGGTCGAGGAGGAATACGAGGAGGTCCCGGTCCGCCGCTCCAAGCGGGACGAGCAGGACGAGTACGAAGAGACTCCCCTCCGTCGCCGCGCCCCTCGCGATGAGTACGAGCCCGACGATGAATACGAAGACGACGAGTACGACGAAGACGATGACTACGACGACTCGCCCCGGCGGGGTGACGGCGGAAGGCGCCTCATTACCAACGAACGGGGCGGCGGCTACCGGCGGCGCGGCCCCTCCGTCTTGCAGATTATCGGCGGCGTCCTCTCTGTGGCCCTGATTGCTGCGGCTATCTACATCGTGGTCCTTCTGGTGGGCTCCCTTCTGGGCAACAGCCAACCTAACGTCCCCGCTACCAACTCCCCCACCGCCTCCGTAACGCCAACGCCCAGCGACACGTCCACCCCCTCCCCAACGGAGTCTGACGAGCCCACTGTCACCGACGAGCCCACAGACCCCACCAGCACTACCATTCCCGCCGGCCAGACGGCCACGGCGTTCACCCTCACCAACAGCTCAGGCAAGCGCCTGCAGGACATCACCCTCAGCGAACAGTACCCGGACTACAAGTTTGTGGTCGCCTTCTCCCCCAGCGGAAGCACGGGCTCCATCACATGGAGCAGCAGCAAGCCCGAGGTGGTCTCGGTAGACCAGTCGGGCAAGGTAGTAGGCGTATCCAAGGGCGTTGCCACCATCACCGCCACCATGGCGGGGGGCTATGCCCAGCAGTGTATGGTGCGCAGTTCGGTCACCTCCTCTGGCTCCGGCTCCGCCCAGCCTTCTACCTCCCCCTCGGTCTCCCCCAGCTCCAGCGCCTCCTCCGGCGGGAAACTTTCCTTTAATGTGTCCAGCGGGGACGAGTTCACCCTCACCGGCGTGGGGGACAGCTGGACGTTAAATGTAAAGAACGCCAAAGGCACCCCCACCTGGAGCGTCAAAGACTCCTCCATCGCCACTGTGGACGCAAACGGTAAGGTCACCGCCGTCTCCAAGGGGAGTACCACCGTCACCGCCACCGTCGACGGCCAGACTCTCAATTGCCTCGTCCGCGTGAACATTCCGTAA
- a CDS encoding ATPase, AAA family gives MTAAAVHKQYDEGVSAFRRQIGDAQLRIRFSQEVDSFMRSCALGAWGRDGEAISPRHVEYYNAIYTKGNPVPSILFWELSTAVTDYPGFQPPAFFARMRAYDKVSGGKLSRRFVDLMTLMLLLFAAVDDVVSEGEAGFVNLAADTMGALCARDGLKGEKAPLDVGDFVTKRTVKPGSDADKPAVAAQGEGKAQEETKTKEEAEPAPSLEELLAELEALCGLDKVKKDVKSLINLVKVRRLRQEAELPVPPMSLHLVFMGNPGTGKTTVARLLAKIYHAIGVLSKGQLVEVDRSGLVAGFVGQTAIKTNEVIQKALGGVLFIDEAYALANQDSPNDFGKEAVEALLKGMEDNRADLIVIVAGYTELMGNFINSNPGLESRFNKYFYFEDYNGAQLMEIFKSMCEKNGYTLDESTEKYAAEGLQSLYDERDENFGNARDVRNIFERAVSRQSDRVASMETPGKEDLMAITQADLQEDDEGDKPEDRSAKPVTAEVGINLEGT, from the coding sequence ATGACTGCGGCGGCGGTCCATAAGCAGTATGACGAGGGGGTGTCCGCCTTCCGGCGGCAGATCGGGGACGCACAGCTGCGCATCCGTTTCAGCCAGGAGGTGGACAGCTTTATGCGCTCCTGTGCCCTGGGCGCGTGGGGGCGGGACGGGGAAGCCATCTCCCCCCGCCACGTGGAGTACTATAACGCCATCTACACCAAGGGCAATCCGGTGCCCTCCATCCTCTTCTGGGAATTGAGCACCGCCGTGACCGATTATCCCGGCTTTCAGCCCCCGGCCTTCTTCGCCCGGATGCGGGCCTACGACAAGGTCTCGGGCGGCAAGCTCTCACGCCGCTTTGTAGATTTGATGACCCTCATGCTCCTTCTTTTTGCCGCGGTGGACGACGTGGTGAGCGAGGGGGAGGCGGGGTTCGTCAACCTGGCCGCCGACACCATGGGCGCGCTCTGTGCCAGGGACGGCCTAAAGGGGGAGAAAGCTCCTTTGGACGTGGGGGACTTCGTCACCAAGCGCACCGTTAAGCCTGGGTCGGACGCGGACAAGCCCGCTGTGGCCGCCCAGGGGGAGGGAAAGGCCCAGGAGGAAACCAAGACGAAGGAGGAGGCCGAACCTGCCCCCAGCCTGGAGGAGCTGCTGGCCGAGCTGGAGGCACTGTGCGGACTGGACAAGGTGAAGAAGGACGTGAAAAGCCTCATCAACCTCGTGAAGGTCCGGAGGCTCCGGCAGGAGGCGGAGCTCCCCGTGCCGCCCATGAGTCTGCACCTTGTCTTCATGGGGAACCCCGGCACGGGCAAGACCACCGTGGCCCGCTTACTCGCCAAGATCTACCACGCCATCGGCGTGCTCAGCAAGGGGCAACTCGTGGAGGTGGACCGGTCGGGCCTGGTGGCCGGTTTCGTGGGCCAGACCGCTATTAAGACCAACGAGGTCATCCAGAAGGCTCTGGGCGGCGTCCTCTTCATCGATGAGGCCTATGCCCTCGCCAACCAGGACTCCCCCAACGACTTCGGCAAGGAGGCCGTTGAGGCCCTTTTGAAGGGTATGGAAGACAACCGGGCCGACCTCATCGTCATCGTGGCGGGGTACACCGAACTGATGGGCAACTTCATCAACTCTAACCCCGGCCTGGAGAGCCGGTTCAACAAGTACTTCTATTTCGAGGACTATAACGGCGCCCAGCTGATGGAGATATTCAAATCCATGTGCGAGAAAAACGGATACACGCTGGACGAGTCCACCGAGAAGTACGCCGCGGAGGGGCTCCAGTCTCTTTATGACGAGCGGGATGAGAACTTTGGCAACGCCCGGGATGTGCGCAACATCTTCGAGCGGGCGGTCTCCCGCCAGTCCGACCGGGTGGCGTCCATGGAGACCCCCGGGAAAGAGGACCTGATGGCCATCACCCAGGCTGATCTCCAGGAGGACGATGAGGGCGATAAGCCTGAAGACCGCTCCGCCAAGCCGGTCACCGCCGAGGTCGGCATAAATTTGGAAGGAACTTGA
- a CDS encoding conserved hypothetical protein (Evidence 4 : Homologs of previously reported genes of unknown function), with translation MISLDEQFMREALALARMAAEHGNEPFGALLAKEGELVMTNENQVYSAADPTYHAEHGLIRNFCHQTGITDLSDYTLYTSCEPCFMCSGAMVWAKLGRMVFSAYAKDLDKLLGETGEEPSQMVFSHSCWSPAVTGGVLREEGISILARYFSLAKG, from the coding sequence ATGATATCTTTAGACGAGCAATTCATGAGAGAGGCGCTTGCACTGGCCCGTATGGCGGCCGAGCATGGAAATGAACCCTTCGGGGCGCTCCTGGCCAAGGAGGGGGAGCTTGTCATGACCAATGAGAACCAGGTATACAGCGCCGCCGACCCCACCTACCACGCCGAGCATGGCCTGATCCGTAATTTCTGCCATCAGACAGGCATTACCGACCTATCGGACTACACGCTCTACACCAGCTGCGAGCCCTGCTTTATGTGCTCCGGAGCGATGGTCTGGGCCAAACTGGGCCGTATGGTGTTTAGCGCGTATGCGAAAGATCTGGATAAGCTGTTGGGTGAAACGGGAGAGGAGCCAAGTCAGATGGTCTTTTCCCACTCCTGCTGGTCCCCCGCCGTCACGGGCGGCGTACTCCGGGAGGAGGGAATCTCTATCCTGGCCCGGTATTTCAGCCTTGCAAAGGGCTGA
- a CDS encoding conserved membrane hypothetical protein (Evidence 4 : Homologs of previously reported genes of unknown function), with protein sequence MAYDYKYDNSGGQRNGGGEELISWLIVVAALVFFWPVGLFLLFRKLNGGSFSLPSNRGRKSQHPYDIQQDQAYQSQAPKQEDAPRAQSAPTGAKQSASGRSGYSYQYEYRYQSQGRNQAGWQSSSAGRSRDRDRTAPGMQGVPTQGRGHKGVDLNKGKAMTVWGGILTAVFGLSAISAIPSLLLDRDFAGLFAGGGTILGFLCLGIILIATGTQRNKKAKRFRKYLALIGKRSSIAISSLAQAMPVGYQTACDDLQDMLDEGYIPTGYLDMASGRLILSDEGLQDAAPEPEVEEEPEEEVVDNDTFLMEIKQINDAIADEEMSRKIDRIGEITAKILDYQRKNPSRASQLHSFLSYYLPTTLKILRAYAQMEAQGIEGENIRSAKQRIEGMMDKVVEGFEKQLDKLFQDDAMDITTDVEVLERMLDKDGLAGGSGDMFQMGG encoded by the coding sequence ATGGCATATGACTACAAATACGATAACAGCGGCGGACAGAGGAACGGCGGCGGCGAGGAACTGATCTCCTGGCTGATCGTGGTCGCGGCCCTGGTATTCTTCTGGCCCGTGGGACTCTTCCTCCTCTTCCGGAAACTGAACGGGGGCAGTTTCTCCCTGCCGTCCAACCGCGGCAGGAAGTCCCAGCACCCGTATGATATCCAGCAGGACCAGGCCTATCAGTCCCAGGCCCCGAAACAGGAGGATGCCCCCCGCGCCCAGAGCGCACCCACAGGGGCAAAGCAGTCCGCCTCCGGCCGGAGCGGGTACAGCTACCAGTACGAGTACCGATACCAGTCCCAGGGCAGAAACCAGGCGGGCTGGCAGAGTTCCTCTGCCGGCCGGAGCCGGGACCGGGACCGGACCGCGCCCGGTATGCAGGGCGTGCCCACACAGGGCCGGGGCCACAAGGGCGTGGATCTGAACAAGGGCAAGGCCATGACGGTCTGGGGCGGCATCCTGACCGCCGTCTTCGGCCTCTCCGCGATCAGCGCAATCCCAAGTCTGCTCCTTGACCGGGACTTTGCAGGTCTCTTCGCCGGCGGCGGGACCATTCTGGGCTTCCTCTGCCTGGGTATCATCCTGATTGCCACGGGCACCCAGCGCAACAAGAAGGCTAAGCGGTTCCGCAAATATCTGGCTCTCATCGGCAAGCGCAGCAGCATCGCCATCTCCAGCCTCGCCCAGGCCATGCCTGTGGGCTATCAGACCGCCTGCGATGATCTGCAGGATATGCTGGACGAGGGGTACATCCCCACCGGCTACCTGGACATGGCCAGCGGGCGGCTCATCCTCAGCGACGAGGGCCTTCAGGACGCAGCCCCTGAACCCGAAGTTGAGGAAGAACCCGAGGAGGAAGTCGTGGACAACGACACCTTCCTCATGGAGATCAAACAGATCAACGACGCCATCGCCGACGAGGAGATGAGCCGGAAGATCGACCGCATCGGAGAGATCACCGCCAAGATTTTGGACTACCAGCGCAAGAATCCGAGCCGCGCATCGCAGCTTCACAGCTTTTTAAGCTACTACCTGCCCACCACCCTGAAAATCCTCCGGGCCTATGCTCAGATGGAGGCCCAGGGCATCGAGGGGGAGAACATTCGCTCCGCCAAGCAGCGCATCGAGGGCATGATGGATAAGGTGGTCGAGGGCTTTGAAAAGCAGCTCGACAAGCTCTTCCAAGACGACGCGATGGACATCACCACCGACGTGGAGGTGCTGGAGCGCATGCTTGACAAAGACGGTCTCGCGGGCGGCAGCGGCGACATGTTCCAGATGGGCGGATAA